From Synechococcus sp. A10-1-5-1, a single genomic window includes:
- a CDS encoding thioredoxin family protein, whose product MVLTPSEMLPLGTPLPAFALERATGGRWETTALESKPVLVLFICAHCPYVIHIEPELGRLERDYGERVQIVAISSNSTITHPQDGPEGLRAQAERQGWSFPYLFDASQAVARAFQAACTPDLFLFNSQHKLVYRGQLDSSRPGNDEPLTGADLRAAIDDLLAGNAVNPDQRPSIGCNIKWHPAKA is encoded by the coding sequence ATGGTGCTCACCCCGTCTGAAATGTTGCCCCTGGGAACGCCCCTGCCGGCGTTCGCGCTGGAGCGGGCCACGGGGGGACGCTGGGAGACCACAGCGCTGGAGTCCAAGCCAGTGCTGGTGCTGTTCATCTGTGCCCACTGCCCCTATGTGATCCACATCGAGCCCGAACTGGGCCGCCTGGAGCGCGACTACGGCGAACGGGTGCAGATCGTGGCGATCTCCAGCAACAGCACGATCACCCACCCCCAGGACGGCCCCGAAGGCTTACGAGCCCAGGCCGAACGCCAAGGCTGGAGCTTCCCCTATCTCTTTGATGCCAGCCAAGCGGTGGCCAGGGCCTTCCAGGCGGCCTGCACCCCCGATCTCTTCCTGTTCAACAGCCAGCACAAGCTCGTCTACCGCGGCCAGTTGGATTCGAGCCGTCCCGGCAACGACGAACCCCTCACGGGTGCGGACCTACGGGCTGCAATTGATGACCTGTTGGCCGGGAACGCGGTGAATCCCGATCAGCGCCCCTCGATTGGCTGCAACATCAAGTGGCATCCGGCGAAGGCCTAA
- a CDS encoding FAD-binding domain-containing protein, translated as MPLNWDEHPGDLPRQFTDRSELERALQQLFPEASGNLSPIPGGRHQAEALLNKVKPERYAKARNFLSGPVTRLSPYIRHGAISLAEVRDAVFARTKQRQASEKLINELGWRDYWQRLWAQLGDGIWRDQEPLKTGHHPGAYAETLPADLTEGQTGLACMDGFIQELHQTGWLHNHARMWLAAYVVHWRRIRWQAGAQWFLRHLLDGDPASNNLSWQWVASSFSHKPYFFNRSNLERYSDGRYCQDCGLSAKGCPFEASYEELEQRLFQQQAAIRDTGDRPNRRQRPSSSKASAFSRPAKPNR; from the coding sequence GTGCCCCTGAATTGGGATGAGCACCCGGGCGATCTTCCCCGCCAATTCACCGACCGCAGCGAGCTGGAGCGCGCGTTGCAACAGCTGTTTCCCGAGGCCAGCGGCAACCTGAGCCCGATCCCAGGAGGCCGCCATCAGGCCGAGGCTCTGCTGAACAAGGTCAAGCCCGAGCGCTACGCCAAGGCCCGCAACTTCCTCAGTGGTCCCGTCACCAGGCTCTCGCCCTACATCCGCCATGGGGCGATCAGCCTGGCGGAGGTGCGTGATGCCGTCTTTGCCCGCACCAAGCAACGGCAGGCCAGCGAAAAGCTGATCAATGAGCTGGGCTGGCGGGACTACTGGCAGCGCCTCTGGGCTCAGCTGGGCGATGGGATCTGGAGGGATCAAGAACCCCTCAAGACCGGACATCACCCCGGGGCCTACGCCGAGACACTCCCGGCGGATCTGACCGAAGGTCAGACCGGTTTGGCCTGCATGGACGGCTTCATCCAGGAGTTGCACCAGACCGGCTGGCTCCACAACCACGCCCGGATGTGGCTGGCGGCCTATGTCGTGCACTGGCGGCGGATCCGCTGGCAAGCAGGCGCCCAGTGGTTCCTGCGCCATCTGCTGGATGGAGACCCGGCCAGCAACAACCTCAGCTGGCAGTGGGTGGCCAGCAGCTTCAGCCACAAGCCCTACTTCTTCAACCGCTCAAACCTGGAGCGCTACAGCGATGGCCGCTACTGCCAGGACTGCGGACTGAGCGCCAAGGGCTGCCCGTTTGAGGCCAGCTACGAGGAGCTCGAGCAACGCCTGTTCCAGCAGCAAGCCGCCATCCGCGACACGGGCGATCGCCCCAACCGCCGCCAACGCCCCTCGAGCTCCAAAGCCTCCGCCTTCAGCCGTCCCGCCAAGCCAAACCGATGA
- a CDS encoding DegT/DnrJ/EryC1/StrS aminotransferase family protein gives MQVPPFSLTEQLAQLGPELDAAVLEVLRSGQYIGGGVIAAFEKAFAESVGTPFAVGCNSGTDALILALRGLGIGPGDEVITASFSFFATAEAISAVGATPVFVDVEESSYLIDLDQVEAAITPATKALIPVHLFGRPVDMERVGSIAERHNLKVVEDCAQASGASWAGRPVGSWGDVGCFSFFPTKNLGGAGDGGAVTCKDKALAQRMRELAVHGMPRRYLHSELGYNSRLDSIQAAVLNVKLPHLSSWVEKRTAIAQRYRTELSGSDGFALPKAGPAGHSWNQFVVRVPTCSPNPACSSSCTPSADNANFGLPEACCRDWLKQQLQDAGVTTIIYYPIPIHRQPAYAHLNYAPGSLPITERLCSEVLSLPIFPELSAEQQGRVIEVLQQLTAKSEAANGTAQVAA, from the coding sequence ATGCAGGTGCCCCCTTTCAGCCTCACCGAACAGCTGGCGCAGCTCGGGCCTGAGCTGGATGCAGCGGTTTTAGAGGTCCTCCGTAGCGGTCAATACATCGGCGGAGGGGTCATCGCGGCGTTCGAGAAAGCCTTCGCCGAAAGCGTTGGTACTCCCTTTGCTGTGGGCTGCAACAGCGGCACTGATGCCTTGATCCTGGCCCTGCGCGGCCTGGGCATTGGTCCTGGCGATGAGGTGATCACCGCCTCCTTCAGCTTTTTTGCCACGGCCGAGGCCATCAGCGCGGTGGGCGCCACCCCGGTCTTCGTCGACGTCGAGGAGAGCTCCTATCTGATTGATCTGGATCAGGTCGAGGCCGCGATCACGCCGGCGACCAAGGCCCTGATCCCGGTCCATCTCTTCGGCCGGCCCGTCGACATGGAGCGGGTTGGCTCTATCGCAGAGCGCCACAACCTGAAGGTGGTCGAGGACTGCGCCCAAGCCAGCGGCGCCAGCTGGGCGGGACGCCCAGTGGGCAGCTGGGGCGACGTGGGCTGCTTCAGCTTCTTCCCCACCAAAAACCTCGGTGGTGCCGGAGACGGTGGTGCCGTGACCTGCAAAGACAAAGCCCTGGCCCAGCGCATGCGGGAGCTGGCGGTGCACGGGATGCCCCGCCGCTATCTCCACAGCGAACTCGGCTACAACAGCCGTCTCGATTCCATCCAGGCCGCCGTTCTCAACGTCAAGCTGCCTCACCTAAGTAGCTGGGTCGAGAAGCGGACCGCGATTGCCCAGCGCTACCGCACAGAACTCAGCGGCAGCGACGGCTTCGCCCTGCCCAAGGCCGGCCCCGCTGGCCACAGCTGGAACCAGTTCGTGGTGCGCGTCCCCACCTGCAGCCCCAACCCGGCCTGCAGCTCCAGTTGCACCCCCTCCGCTGACAACGCCAACTTCGGCCTACCCGAGGCCTGCTGCCGCGACTGGCTCAAGCAGCAGCTGCAGGACGCTGGCGTAACGACGATCATTTATTACCCAATCCCGATCCACCGGCAGCCGGCCTATGCCCACCTGAACTACGCGCCCGGCTCGCTGCCCATCACCGAGCGGCTCTGCTCTGAGGTCCTGAGTCTCCCGATCTTCCCCGAACTCAGCGCCGAGCAGCAAGGTCGGGTGATTGAGGTGCTTCAGCAGTTGACTGCGAAGTCAGAAGCTGCGAACGGAACAGCACAAGTCGCCGCCTGA